A single window of Pseudomonas lijiangensis DNA harbors:
- a CDS encoding CaiB/BaiF CoA transferase family protein: protein MGALSHIRVLDLSRVLAGPWAGQILADLGADVIKVERPGNGDDTRSWGPPFLKDPAGENTSEAAYYLSANRNKQSVTIDFTRPEGQKLVKELAARSDIVIENFKVGGLAAYGLDYEALKAINPRLIYCSITGFGQSGPYARRAGYDFMIQGLGGLMSLTGRPEGEEGAGPVKVGVALTDILTGLYSTSAMLAALAHRDQSGIGQHIDMALLDVQVACLANQAMNYLTTGNAPRRLGNAHPNIVPYQDFPTADGDFILTVGNDSQFRKFAEVAGQAQWADDPRFQTNKLRVTHRAELIPLIRQVTVFRTTAQWVEALEVAGVPCGPINDLAQVFSDPQVQARGLAIEMPHALGGSVAQVASPIRLSETPVEYRRAPPLLGEHTQEVLQNILGLKAEEVLALREVGVL, encoded by the coding sequence ATGGGCGCGCTTTCGCATATTCGAGTGCTTGACCTGTCGCGGGTTCTGGCCGGTCCCTGGGCGGGGCAGATCCTTGCGGATCTCGGGGCTGATGTCATCAAGGTCGAGCGTCCGGGCAATGGTGACGATACGCGCTCATGGGGGCCGCCATTCCTGAAGGATCCGGCGGGTGAGAACACCTCTGAGGCGGCTTATTACCTCTCGGCCAACCGCAACAAGCAATCCGTGACCATCGACTTCACCCGGCCTGAAGGGCAGAAGCTGGTGAAGGAGCTGGCGGCGCGCTCCGATATCGTGATCGAGAACTTCAAGGTCGGTGGGCTGGCGGCTTATGGGCTGGACTACGAGGCACTCAAGGCCATCAATCCTCGTTTGATCTATTGCTCCATCACCGGCTTCGGGCAAAGCGGGCCTTATGCCAGGCGAGCGGGTTATGACTTCATGATCCAGGGGCTTGGCGGGCTCATGAGTCTTACCGGTCGTCCTGAGGGGGAGGAGGGCGCGGGGCCGGTGAAGGTCGGTGTCGCGTTGACGGATATTCTCACCGGGCTCTATTCGACCAGTGCGATGCTGGCGGCTCTGGCTCATCGTGATCAGAGCGGCATCGGGCAGCATATCGACATGGCCTTGCTGGATGTGCAGGTGGCTTGTCTGGCAAACCAGGCGATGAATTATCTCACCACGGGTAATGCTCCACGTCGGTTGGGGAATGCTCATCCCAATATCGTGCCTTACCAGGATTTCCCGACGGCGGATGGGGACTTCATTCTTACGGTCGGTAATGACAGTCAGTTCAGGAAGTTTGCCGAAGTGGCCGGGCAGGCGCAGTGGGCGGATGATCCTCGCTTCCAGACCAACAAGCTGCGGGTGACCCATCGTGCCGAGCTTATCCCGCTGATCCGCCAGGTGACGGTGTTCAGGACGACAGCGCAGTGGGTCGAGGCGCTGGAAGTGGCGGGTGTGCCGTGTGGGCCGATCAATGATCTGGCTCAGGTGTTTTCTGATCCGCAGGTTCAAGCGCGTGGCCTGGCCATAGAGATGCCGCATGCATTGGGTGGCAGCGTTGCGCAGGTGGCCAGCCCGATCCGGCTTTCCGAGACGCCGGTTGAATACCGGCGTGCGCCTCCATTGCTGGGTGAGCATACACAGGAAGTCTTGCAGAACATCCTGGGGCTCAAGGCCGAAGAGGTGTTGGCGCTCCGTGAGGTCGGGGTGCTTTAG
- a CDS encoding acyl-CoA dehydrogenase → MGGKASFNWIDPLLLDQQLTEEERMVMRSAEQFAQSKLAPRVLEAFRHEQTDPAIFREMGEVGLLGATIPEEFGGSGLNYVSYGLIAREVERVDSGYRSMMSVQSSLVMVPINEFGTLAQKQKYLPKLASGEWIGCFGLTEPDHGSDPGAMITRARKVDGGYRLTGSKMWITNSPIADVFVVWGKDDEGDIRGFVLEKGWAGLSAPAIHGKVGLRASLTGEIVMDNVFVPEENIFPDVRGLKGPFTCLNSARYGISWGALGAAEFCWHTARQYTLDRKQFGRPLAANQLIQKKLADMQTEITLALQGCLRLGRMKDEGIAAVEITSIMKRNSCGKSLDIARMARDMLGGNGISDEFGIARHLVNLEVVNTYEGTHDVHALILGRAQTGIQAFY, encoded by the coding sequence ATGGGTGGTAAAGCAAGCTTCAACTGGATCGATCCGCTGCTGCTGGATCAACAGCTCACAGAAGAAGAGCGCATGGTGATGCGCAGTGCTGAACAGTTCGCCCAAAGCAAGCTCGCTCCCCGGGTGCTTGAAGCCTTTCGTCATGAGCAGACCGATCCCGCCATCTTTCGTGAAATGGGCGAGGTCGGCTTGCTGGGTGCGACCATTCCGGAAGAGTTCGGCGGCAGCGGCCTGAATTACGTGAGCTACGGACTGATTGCGCGGGAAGTGGAGCGCGTCGATTCGGGTTATCGCTCCATGATGAGTGTGCAGTCTTCTCTGGTGATGGTGCCGATCAATGAGTTCGGCACCCTGGCCCAGAAGCAGAAGTACCTGCCAAAGCTGGCGTCCGGCGAGTGGATCGGCTGTTTCGGTCTGACCGAGCCTGATCACGGTTCCGATCCGGGTGCGATGATCACCCGGGCGCGCAAGGTCGACGGCGGGTATCGCCTGACCGGCAGCAAGATGTGGATCACCAATAGCCCTATCGCGGATGTGTTCGTGGTCTGGGGCAAGGATGACGAGGGCGACATTCGTGGCTTCGTCCTGGAGAAAGGCTGGGCCGGGCTGAGTGCCCCAGCGATTCATGGCAAGGTGGGATTGCGTGCATCCCTTACCGGCGAGATCGTGATGGACAACGTCTTTGTGCCTGAAGAAAACATCTTCCCGGATGTGCGCGGTCTCAAAGGCCCTTTTACTTGCCTGAACTCGGCCCGCTACGGAATCTCCTGGGGGGCGCTCGGGGCGGCGGAGTTCTGCTGGCACACGGCGCGGCAATACACGCTGGACCGCAAGCAGTTCGGGCGTCCTCTGGCCGCAAATCAGTTGATCCAGAAAAAGCTCGCTGACATGCAGACCGAAATCACTCTGGCGCTGCAAGGGTGTCTGCGACTGGGGCGCATGAAAGACGAAGGTATCGCGGCAGTGGAAATCACCTCGATCATGAAGCGCAATTCGTGTGGCAAGTCGCTGGATATCGCTCGAATGGCTCGCGACATGCTGGGCGGCAATGGCATCTCCGACGAGTTCGGCATTGCCCGTCACCTGGTCAATCTGGAAGTCGTGAATACCTATGAAGGCACGCATGATGTGCATGCATTGATTCTGGGGCGTGCGCAGACCGGCATTCAGGCTTTCTATTAA
- a CDS encoding LysR family transcriptional regulator, translating to MRRKIPSTAALVSFESAARHESFTKAANELSLTQSAICRQIGSLEEFLGVELFRRSRRGVKLTEAGLSYSRRVAAQLDAVERDTLSIMGQQGANVIELAVVPTFGTQWLLPRLKDFQQRHPEVTVNLTNRTRPFLFADTDFDAAIYFGDADWPGTEAHRLMGENPMPICSPAFMQGRDNLDAKQIAEMPLLQQTTRPYAWRQWFNAQHLNIPRDMTGPRYELFSMLAQAAMHEMGIALIPPFLIQRELQEKRLVIANTHALDSIKAYHLMIPERKVESASLRAFRDWLIEQAKGYRLPPARD from the coding sequence ATGCGGCGAAAAATCCCCAGCACAGCCGCACTCGTCAGTTTCGAGTCCGCCGCTCGCCACGAGAGCTTTACCAAGGCGGCAAACGAGCTTTCACTGACCCAAAGCGCCATATGCCGACAGATCGGCAGCCTGGAAGAGTTCCTGGGCGTAGAACTGTTCCGACGTTCCAGGCGTGGCGTGAAGCTGACCGAAGCCGGCCTTTCCTACAGCCGTCGCGTTGCCGCGCAACTGGATGCAGTGGAGCGCGATACGCTGTCGATCATGGGTCAGCAAGGTGCCAATGTGATCGAACTGGCAGTCGTGCCTACTTTCGGCACGCAATGGCTGCTGCCGCGACTCAAGGATTTCCAGCAGCGCCACCCTGAAGTCACGGTCAACCTCACCAACCGGACTCGCCCCTTCCTGTTTGCCGACACCGATTTCGACGCCGCCATCTACTTTGGCGATGCCGACTGGCCAGGCACCGAAGCCCATCGCCTGATGGGCGAAAACCCCATGCCGATCTGCAGTCCGGCGTTCATGCAAGGTCGTGACAACCTGGATGCCAAGCAGATCGCCGAGATGCCATTGCTGCAACAGACCACGCGCCCTTACGCCTGGCGGCAGTGGTTCAACGCGCAGCACCTGAATATCCCCCGCGACATGACAGGTCCTCGGTACGAGCTATTCTCCATGCTTGCCCAGGCAGCGATGCATGAGATGGGAATAGCCCTGATCCCTCCTTTTCTGATCCAGCGTGAGTTACAGGAAAAACGGCTGGTCATCGCCAACACCCACGCACTCGACAGCATCAAGGCCTACCACTTGATGATTCCGGAGCGAAAAGTCGAATCAGCGTCTTTACGCGCATTCAGGGATTGGCTGATTGAGCAGGCAAAAGGCTACAGGCTGCCGCCAGCAAGGGATTGA
- a CDS encoding Re/Si-specific NAD(P)(+) transhydrogenase subunit alpha codes for MHIGVPLETQTGETRVAATPETIKKLISQGHRITVQSGAGIHASVPDSAYETAGATIGGASEAFAGELILKVTAPNDSELALIKSGTIVIGMLNPFNNETIARLAERGITAFALEAAPRTSRAQSLDVLSSQANIAGYKSVLLAAHHYPRFMPMLMTAAGTVKAARVLVLGAGVAGLQAIATAKRLGAVVEASDVRPAVKEQIESLGAKFIDVPYETDEERECAEGVGGYARPMPASWMQRQAVAVHERARLSDIVITTALIPGRKAPVLLSAETVAQMKPGSVVIDLAAAQGGNCPLTVADQVVVEHGVTIVGHTNLPAMVAADASALYARNLLDFMKLLFDKDGQLQINLEDDIVAACLMCRDGQVIRKNG; via the coding sequence GTGCACATTGGTGTTCCTCTTGAAACCCAAACGGGTGAAACACGGGTTGCTGCCACCCCGGAAACCATCAAAAAGCTGATCAGCCAAGGCCATAGAATCACTGTGCAAAGCGGAGCGGGCATCCATGCCAGCGTGCCGGACAGTGCCTATGAAACAGCGGGCGCCACCATCGGTGGAGCAAGCGAAGCCTTCGCAGGTGAGCTGATCCTCAAGGTCACAGCCCCCAACGACAGCGAACTGGCTCTGATAAAGAGCGGCACGATCGTCATCGGGATGCTCAACCCGTTCAATAACGAGACCATCGCCAGGCTGGCCGAACGCGGCATCACCGCTTTCGCTCTGGAAGCGGCACCGCGCACTTCCCGCGCGCAAAGCCTCGATGTGCTGTCGTCCCAGGCCAACATTGCCGGCTACAAGTCTGTGCTGCTGGCAGCCCATCACTACCCCCGCTTCATGCCGATGCTCATGACAGCTGCTGGCACCGTGAAAGCTGCCCGGGTTCTGGTGCTCGGTGCCGGTGTTGCCGGGTTGCAGGCCATTGCCACTGCCAAGCGACTGGGTGCGGTAGTAGAGGCTTCCGACGTGCGACCTGCCGTCAAAGAGCAGATCGAGTCCTTGGGCGCCAAATTCATCGACGTGCCGTACGAAACCGATGAAGAGCGCGAGTGCGCCGAAGGGGTTGGCGGCTACGCACGTCCAATGCCTGCAAGCTGGATGCAGCGTCAGGCCGTCGCCGTGCATGAACGCGCCAGACTGTCGGACATCGTGATCACCACCGCACTGATCCCCGGCCGCAAGGCGCCGGTGCTGCTCAGTGCCGAAACCGTGGCACAGATGAAGCCCGGCTCGGTGGTCATCGATCTGGCTGCGGCACAAGGCGGCAACTGCCCGCTGACAGTGGCCGATCAGGTGGTGGTGGAGCACGGCGTGACCATTGTCGGCCATACCAACCTGCCCGCTATGGTCGCGGCTGACGCCTCGGCGCTGTACGCACGCAACCTGCTGGACTTCATGAAGCTGCTGTTCGACAAGGACGGCCAGTTGCAGATCAATCTCGAAGACGACATCGTCGCCGCGTGCCTGATGTGCCGCGACGGCCAAGTCATTCGCAAGAACGGCTGA
- a CDS encoding NAD(P) transhydrogenase subunit alpha: MEELISPGIYNLIIFVLAIYIGYHVVWNVTPALHTPLMAVTNAISAIVIVGAMLAAALTVTPLGKIMGTLAVALAAVNVFGGFLVTRRMLEMFKKKAPKAKDEVQK, translated from the coding sequence ATGGAAGAGTTGATCTCCCCTGGTATCTATAACCTGATCATTTTTGTACTGGCGATCTATATCGGTTACCACGTGGTCTGGAACGTGACGCCTGCCCTGCACACGCCGCTGATGGCCGTGACCAACGCCATTTCCGCCATCGTGATTGTCGGCGCCATGCTCGCCGCCGCCCTGACGGTGACGCCGCTGGGCAAGATCATGGGCACGCTTGCCGTGGCCCTGGCTGCCGTGAATGTGTTCGGTGGCTTTCTGGTCACCCGGCGCATGCTGGAAATGTTCAAGAAAAAAGCACCCAAGGCAAAAGACGAGGTGCAGAAGTAA
- a CDS encoding NAD(P)(+) transhydrogenase (Re/Si-specific) subunit beta has translation MSMNLVTLLYLVASVCFIQALKGLSHPTTSRRGNLFGMLGMGLAVITTVGLVFKLAALSTVEGTSAGIGYIVVGLLVGGTAGSIMAKRVEMTKMPELVAFMHSMIGLAAVFIAIAAVVEPQSLGIVRNLGDSIPTGNRLELFLGAAIGAITFSGSVIAFGKLSGKYKFRLFQGTPVQFAGQHKLNLILGLATLFFGLTFMFTGNLTAFAIMLALAFVIGVLLIIPIGGADMPVVVSMLNSYSGWAAAGIGFSLNNSMLIIAGSLVGSSGAILSYIMCKAMNRSFFNVIGGGFGGATEAGGPAGAKEARPVKSGSADDATFLLTNADTVIIVPGYGLAVARAQHALKELTEKLTHHGVTVKYAIHPVAGRMPGHMNVLLAEAEVPYDQVFEMEDINSEFGQADVVLVLGANDVVNPAARNDPKSPIAGMPILEAFKAKTIIVNKRSMASGYAGLDNELFYMDKTMMVFGDAKKVIEDMVKAVENA, from the coding sequence ATGAGCATGAATCTGGTCACCCTGCTGTATCTGGTCGCTTCGGTCTGCTTCATTCAGGCGCTCAAAGGACTCTCGCACCCCACAACCTCCCGTCGCGGCAACCTGTTCGGCATGCTGGGCATGGGCCTGGCGGTGATAACCACCGTCGGCCTGGTCTTCAAACTGGCGGCCCTTTCGACCGTCGAAGGCACCAGCGCGGGCATTGGCTATATCGTGGTCGGCCTGCTGGTCGGCGGCACGGCGGGGTCGATCATGGCCAAGCGTGTCGAGATGACCAAAATGCCGGAACTGGTCGCCTTCATGCACAGCATGATCGGCCTGGCAGCGGTGTTCATCGCCATTGCCGCCGTGGTCGAGCCGCAATCGCTGGGCATCGTGCGCAACCTTGGCGATTCGATCCCCACCGGTAACCGCCTGGAGCTGTTCCTCGGCGCAGCCATCGGGGCAATCACCTTTTCCGGATCGGTGATCGCCTTCGGCAAGCTGTCGGGCAAGTACAAATTCCGTCTGTTCCAGGGCACACCGGTACAGTTTGCCGGACAGCACAAGCTGAACCTGATTCTCGGGCTCGCCACGCTGTTCTTTGGCCTGACGTTCATGTTCACCGGCAACCTGACCGCCTTCGCCATCATGCTGGCCCTGGCCTTCGTGATCGGCGTGCTGCTGATCATCCCGATTGGCGGCGCTGACATGCCCGTGGTGGTGTCGATGCTCAACAGCTATTCGGGCTGGGCGGCAGCAGGTATCGGCTTTTCGCTGAACAACTCGATGCTGATCATTGCCGGCTCGCTGGTGGGCTCTTCGGGCGCGATTCTGTCCTACATCATGTGCAAGGCCATGAACCGCTCGTTCTTCAACGTGATCGGTGGCGGTTTCGGCGGCGCAACCGAAGCCGGTGGCCCGGCAGGTGCCAAGGAAGCGCGTCCGGTCAAATCCGGTTCGGCCGACGATGCCACGTTCCTGCTGACCAACGCCGACACCGTGATCATCGTTCCAGGCTACGGCCTGGCAGTCGCACGGGCGCAGCATGCACTCAAAGAGCTGACTGAAAAGCTGACCCATCACGGCGTCACCGTGAAATACGCCATCCACCCGGTCGCGGGCCGGATGCCCGGGCATATGAACGTGCTGCTGGCCGAGGCCGAAGTGCCTTACGACCAGGTGTTCGAGATGGAAGACATCAACTCTGAGTTCGGTCAGGCTGACGTGGTGCTGGTGCTGGGCGCCAACGACGTGGTCAACCCGGCAGCCCGCAACGACCCCAAATCGCCGATTGCCGGAATGCCGATCCTCGAAGCCTTCAAGGCCAAGACGATCATCGTCAACAAGCGCTCCATGGCCAGCGGTTATGCCGGTCTGGACAACGAACTGTTCTATATGGATAAAACCATGATGGTGTTCGGAGACGCCAAAAAGGTGATCGAGGACATGGTTAAGGCTGTGGAAAACGCTTAG
- a CDS encoding acetyl-CoA hydrolase/transferase family protein, whose translation MYRDRIRLPSLMSKVMSAAEAAALIEDGMTVGMSGFTRAGEAKAVPHALAERARVSPLKISLMTGASLGNDLDKQLTEAGVLSRRMPFQVDNTLRKAINNGTVMFIDQHLSDTVEQLRNRQIKAVDLAVIECVAITEEGHLVLSTSVGNSASFAILAKQVIVEINLSQPLELEGLHDIYIPSYRPTRLPIPVLDADSRIGSSAVKIDPAKIVGIVISDQADSPSTVLPPDAETQAIANHLVEFFKKEVREDRLTNQLMPLQAGIGTIANAVMHGLLDSPFHDMTMYSEVLQDSTFDLFDAGKLSFASGSSMTLSAAKHEQVFSDFNRYKSRLVLRPQEISNHPEVIRRLGIIGINTALEFDLYGNVNSTHVCGTRMMNGIGGSGDFSRNAHLAIFVTKSIAKGGSISSVVPMVSHVDHTEHDVDILVTEQGLADLRGLAPRERARIIIDNCVHPDYREALNQYFAAACAIGGHTPHILREALSWHINLEETGRMLPT comes from the coding sequence ATGTACCGCGACCGTATACGTTTGCCTTCTTTGATGAGCAAGGTAATGAGCGCAGCAGAGGCTGCAGCGTTGATTGAAGATGGCATGACCGTCGGCATGAGCGGCTTCACCCGCGCCGGTGAAGCCAAGGCCGTTCCCCATGCACTGGCCGAACGCGCCAGAGTGTCGCCGCTCAAGATAAGCCTGATGACCGGCGCCAGCCTGGGCAACGATCTGGACAAGCAGTTGACCGAAGCCGGCGTGCTGTCTCGTCGCATGCCCTTCCAGGTCGACAATACGCTGCGCAAAGCCATCAATAACGGTACGGTCATGTTCATCGACCAGCACCTGTCCGATACCGTTGAACAGTTGCGCAACCGCCAGATCAAGGCAGTGGATCTGGCCGTCATCGAATGCGTGGCGATTACCGAAGAAGGCCATCTGGTGCTGAGCACGTCGGTCGGCAACTCGGCCAGCTTCGCGATCCTGGCCAAGCAGGTCATCGTGGAGATCAACCTGTCACAGCCGCTGGAGCTGGAAGGCCTGCACGACATCTATATTCCCAGCTATCGGCCGACCCGCCTGCCGATTCCGGTCCTGGATGCCGATTCGCGCATCGGCAGCAGCGCCGTCAAGATCGACCCGGCGAAGATCGTCGGTATTGTCATCAGCGATCAGGCCGACTCACCTTCAACTGTACTGCCGCCGGATGCCGAGACCCAGGCCATCGCCAACCATCTGGTGGAGTTCTTCAAGAAGGAAGTGCGCGAAGACCGGCTGACCAACCAGTTGATGCCGCTGCAGGCGGGGATCGGCACCATCGCCAATGCCGTGATGCACGGCCTGCTGGACTCGCCGTTCCATGACATGACCATGTATTCCGAAGTGCTGCAGGACTCGACTTTCGACCTGTTCGATGCAGGCAAACTGAGCTTCGCATCCGGCAGTTCCATGACCCTGTCCGCCGCCAAGCACGAGCAGGTGTTCTCGGACTTCAATCGCTACAAGTCACGCCTGGTGCTGCGCCCGCAAGAAATCTCCAACCACCCTGAAGTCATTCGCCGCCTGGGCATCATCGGCATCAACACGGCACTGGAGTTCGATCTGTACGGCAACGTGAACTCGACCCACGTCTGCGGCACCCGGATGATGAACGGCATCGGCGGCTCCGGCGACTTCTCGCGCAATGCCCACCTGGCCATCTTCGTCACCAAATCCATCGCCAAGGGCGGCTCGATTTCCAGTGTGGTGCCCATGGTGAGCCATGTGGACCATACCGAACACGATGTGGACATCCTCGTGACCGAGCAGGGTCTGGCCGATCTGCGCGGCCTGGCACCTCGCGAACGCGCCCGGATCATCATCGACAATTGCGTGCATCCAGACTATCGCGAGGCTCTGAATCAATACTTTGCGGCCGCCTGCGCCATCGGCGGACACACCCCGCACATCCTGCGCGAAGCACTGAGTTGGCACATCAATCTGGAAGAGACGGGTCGCATGCTGCCGACCTGA
- a CDS encoding DUF1127 domain-containing protein — translation MERTVSSDLFNESTVNTAQAAWPLRVLANLMLWQRRLSSRHQLARLDARLLADAGISEAQRYEELSKPFWR, via the coding sequence ATGGAACGTACAGTCAGTTCCGACCTGTTCAACGAAAGCACCGTCAACACCGCTCAAGCTGCATGGCCTCTGCGCGTACTCGCCAACCTGATGCTCTGGCAGCGTCGCCTCTCCAGCCGCCACCAACTGGCTCGCCTGGATGCACGTCTTCTCGCCGACGCAGGTATCAGCGAAGCACAGCGTTACGAAGAGCTGAGCAAGCCGTTCTGGCGCTAA
- a CDS encoding DUF2388 domain-containing protein: MTLFRILAAAALLTAAANANATSFIVTTDAVVGAVAASSEATSDASSSLRDDKIVRAARDEAASFVASEGDIRGAQLEGAFQHIRQQYPNLSATDTQLAQAILAI; the protein is encoded by the coding sequence ATGACTCTGTTCCGTATCCTCGCTGCAGCCGCACTGCTGACAGCGGCTGCCAATGCAAACGCCACCAGCTTCATCGTCACGACCGATGCTGTCGTGGGTGCTGTGGCAGCTTCCAGCGAAGCCACTTCCGATGCCTCTTCTTCCTTGAGAGACGACAAGATCGTCCGCGCCGCCCGTGACGAAGCTGCCAGCTTCGTGGCCAGCGAAGGCGACATCCGCGGTGCTCAACTGGAAGGTGCGTTCCAGCACATTCGCCAGCAATACCCGAACCTGAGCGCAACAGATACACAACTGGCCCAGGCCATTCTGGCCATCTGA
- a CDS encoding DUF2388 domain-containing protein, with product MRLLPLLFAAPVASLIWVSPAQAFDTTTQSLVITGYVTTQVTTAPFDRKLILAAQDDAAAFVATDGQIRGVRLESALRNLRNTQSKLHASDLELAETILVQ from the coding sequence ATGCGTTTATTACCTCTTCTGTTTGCAGCTCCAGTCGCCAGCCTGATCTGGGTCAGCCCGGCTCAGGCCTTCGATACGACAACACAGAGCCTGGTCATTACCGGATACGTCACCACTCAGGTCACCACGGCGCCTTTCGACAGAAAGCTGATCCTGGCCGCTCAGGATGATGCGGCTGCCTTCGTCGCCACTGACGGCCAGATCCGTGGTGTCCGGTTGGAATCAGCATTGCGCAACCTGCGAAACACCCAGTCAAAACTTCATGCCAGCGACCTTGAACTGGCAGAAACAATCCTCGTCCAATAG
- a CDS encoding DUF2388 domain-containing protein, producing the protein MRTPLIAATLGLLVMADIAQAQTVVATSNIIVRAFGRSIDFTSDTTTSIRDSKVVIQAKDDAASYVASDGDIHGAQLDAAFDTLRTRVPEARDASDRTLAEAILAL; encoded by the coding sequence ATGCGTACCCCGCTGATTGCCGCTACCCTTGGCCTGCTAGTAATGGCAGACATTGCCCAGGCCCAGACCGTCGTGGCCACGAGCAATATCATCGTTCGCGCTTTCGGTCGTTCCATCGACTTCACCTCGGACACCACGACCTCCATTCGCGACTCCAAGGTCGTGATCCAGGCCAAAGACGACGCCGCCAGCTATGTCGCCAGCGACGGTGACATCCACGGCGCGCAACTCGATGCCGCTTTCGATACCCTGCGCACCCGCGTGCCTGAAGCACGTGATGCCAGTGACCGGACACTCGCCGAAGCCATTCTCGCTCTGTGA